In the genome of Bremerella sp. P1, the window CGTCTGGACGATGTAACACCACCAGGGAGAAGCTCCTTTGAGTAGCCCAAGGATCAAATCACTGATTGTGCCGGTCATTGCCATCGGTGTTGTCGTGGCGGCAGCTGCGACGGCCTCGGCTCAGACCCGGTCCCAGTTTGGGCCACCGGTACGGACGCGCGACCATAACATTCAGGCCTATGCCCGCACGTGGACCGCGATCCGCGACCAGAACATCGTCAAGCAGCAGCGTGACTATTCGTGTGGTGCCGCTGCGTTGGCAACCCTCTGTCGTTATTACTGGGGCGACCCAGTCACCGAGAACCAGGTGCTGGGCGTCATCGAGAAACAACTCACGAGGGAAGAACTGCAGGAACGTTTTCAGAACGGGCTGGCCATTTCCGACTTGCGTTTGACGGCGGTAAGGCTCGGTTATCTTTCGACGATCGGTCGCTTGAGCATGGAAGAACTGACCGATGTGAAGGTTCCGCTGATCGTGGCGATTCGCTTGGAGCAAACCAACCACTTTGTCGTGCTGCGGGGCATGGCCAACGGCTGGGTGTTTTTAGCGGACCCAGCCCGGGGCAACTTGCGGATTCCGCAATTCGAGTTCGAGCGAATTTGGATCGAAAACGCGGTGCTAGTTGTGGCGAAGAAGGGGAAGGCGAAGTCGGATGTCTCGCAATTGGGAGTGCGACACGAAGAGATGGCCCGCGGTTGGGTCGATGATCAGATCATCCGCACCTTCCCCGAGAAACCATTCCGGGTACCGTTTCCCGCCTTTCCGTAGTCCTTGGCGAGAACAGCAAGAAAGAGAAAACGGCCGCGTCGAGAGGTTTCGACGCGGCCGTTTTTGTTGGCTTGAAAGTGGTTCGCTTATTTGCCAGCGAATGCCCACGAATAACCGGTGGCGTAGGTGCCGACGCTGACGGACTTTCCGCCGAAGACATAACCGCCTGGACCGTAGTAGGTCTTGTTGTAGACCAGACCGGTTTGGCTGCTGTTACCACCAGCGGCGAAGTCATAACCAGGACCGAAGTCACCGGCGGCGTAAACGGTGGTCTGGGTGCTACCCAAGAAGCGGGAAGTGCCGTAGCCGAAAGCGATGGCGAACGTACCACGTACGTTCTTGCCTTCTTCGTCGCTCATGACGCTCAGCCCTGAGAGGCCCATCGAAGCCAGCGTAGCTTGATCGACGTTACCGTTTGGGTCAGCGGCACGAACGTCCGAAACCAAAGCAAAAGAAGTGAAAGCTACCGCCAAGAGACATGCCAAAGATTTCATCGAGATTCTCCATCGAAACGAATTGAGGCAGATTCAGGCACGATCCCACCGTTTGAGACCCCCCCTGAGTGACTGAAAAAGTTCTGCAATAGTCCCGATTGTAATTACGGGTATACATATCCCGATGAGTGAAAATGGAGCATTTACCCAGATTTTGGGGATTGCAAAGAAGTTAACGGCGGGGGAAGAAAGCGCCGCGCAACGAGACTAACTACCACCTAAAAACGCGTGGCATGTCGTGATCAGCACACGACTTAGGTCGCTTAATTCCGGACCGAAAAGGAAGAAATCGGTCGCCGAAAGCCGCAGGCGGAAGCAACTCGGCCGCCGCGTTAAGTCTTAGAGTAATTGCCAGCCGGCGTATCTCAAGAGTCGGCTGCCGAAAATTCGGTTCGTCCCACCAGGCCCCAAGGAAGTATTAGGAAGACTGATAGACGTAGGCGATGGATTCGTCCTTCCCTGGTCCCTTGATCGAGCACCACGTCCCAGGCCCGGTCTGCTTTCGAACTCTCGCTGAAAACCGGATCACCTCGGTTCAAAATCAGAAATCTCTTCCAGCGGGCGGACCGCACGACGGACGGCGTGACCGTGTGCCGCGATCTCGTCCATGATTCGCTTGATCGTCGATTTTGTTTCCTGCGTCCAAGGCATCAGGTCGACATCGATCGCTCCGCCAGCGATGTTCGAATGGGGCTCTTCAAGATGCGCGTAGAGCGTATGCGATGCTCCCGCACCGCCACGATGGACGCACTCGAAATGAGCTACGCAATCCAAAGGGATATCCAAGAGCAGTTCGTCCTCGCCTACCGTGCCGGTTTTGACTCGTCGAGTGGAGAACGATATCTCAAGATAATTCGGAGGGCTGTTCCAGACCTGTTGGCACCAGTAAACAAAGACAGCTCCGAAAGCCGCGGCAACGAGTGACGTAAGGAGACCATGTTCGCTCATTACGTACAGAACCAACGTGACCTTGGTCATGAGCAGAGCCAAAAGCAAAAGAAACATCACGCCGCCCAGCCCAAGACCTCGCTCAAACCGAACGTCGTTCAGGGTCGATGTAATCTTCAACGGAGAATGCTCCAGTCCTACCGTCTTTGCACGAAATGAATTCGCTGTGTGCTACGCTACCCATCTCTATAGATACGTCCACCCGCACTTGGGGCACTTCGTCTGTGACTGCATGACCTCTCCACAGGCAAGACATCGGTCGAGTTCGTCACTTTGTTCGTCTGATTCCAACTCATCCAGTTCGTTGACCGACTGAGATTCTTCTCCATTCTTCTCGGCTGGCGACGCCGGAGATAATTCCTTGGCCTGGTTCCGTGTGGCTCGTAGCCCAACAAGCCCACCCAATCCACTACCCAATGCGCCAGCGCACATCGCACTAATCACGACCCAAAGCGCATCCCCCTCGAATGCGCGACTCGGACCGAGGAGGAAAAGGAGCGGCAATGCCGATAGGATGGCTCCGGCTACGGCGCTCGTGATAGGGTGCGCCAAACTTCCTGCAAAGGCGCCCAAAAAGCCGCCGACAATCGTGATCGGTATACTCAGGATGACACCGTACGCAACACTTAATTCCGAAGGAGAGAACGACGACTCCAACAGCATCAGCAACCAAAACACGCCGAGTTGGCTTACAGCACAAGCAACCCCGCCTACGTAGGAGCCACTCCACGGTTTCACGGACGAGTCGGAACGCTGATCGTCAGATGCCTCTTCAAGATCCGTATACCTGGACGCAATCAGCGCATATGAAGGATTCCGAGGGTCGATAATTAAGGTGACTTCTTCCCCATCATCGAGAGAGTCGTCTCTCCAAATCGTATTCTTGTTGCGGTAGGTTCTTCCATCGTATTCGTATTCAAAGTCGTACTTCTTTGGATCACTGCCAACAAGACGCTGTTTCAATTCCGACACGTCGACGGTGATCACGCGTCCCTTGACCTGGTTACCGATGGCGATCACGCGTTTGATTCGGGAGACTCTTCTTAAGAAGAACCCTACCCACACCAACGTCAGGAGACTGCCGATGCCGATCATCTTTAAGTTCGTGGTGGAGGAATACTCCGTCGGCTGCCGGTAGCCAATTTCGCCAAAAATATTGCCATAGACGACCGTAAACCACCACAATCCCAAGAACCCCAGCAAGATGGGATAGCCTGGCTCACTTAGCAGGATTCGCAGGGTTGAAGTTTTTCGGTTCAACGATCTTGCCTTGCTTGTGGAAACACTACGGGACGCAGGGCCTTGGGATCTTTCGTGTGCCACTGGGCCGATCAACCTCGCGCGGCGATCGGGGCCGAGGCCAATTCCCGGGGATGAGGATCTACCGCGCGGGCTGGTAGCGAAGTCAGCACGACGCAAATGGTCTCGGTGGCAGGGTCAGCCCAGGCCAACGTTCCGGTCGAGCCGGTATGGCCGAACGTTTCTTCTGAACAGCCGTCGCCTCCCAGTTGCGCGCCCACGTCAAACCCAATGCCGCGCGGCTTGATGCCGGCCGGGTTCTGGTTCGAGCGCACCATCCTGGCGGTCTCTGGCTTGAGTACCGTTCCATTCAGAAAAAGGTACTCCGCCAGGAACTTCGCCACGTCAGGTGCCGAGCAATGGGTCGTTCCCCAAGGGGCACCCAGCTTGCGCCAGTAGAGGCTGTTCCAATCCCAGTTCTTGGCCGTCGGATCGCCGCTGCCTGCCTCCGGTGCGGCGAACTCGGTTTGGGCAGGCACCATGTCGTCGAGCGAGAATCGCCCCAGCCCTTGAGCCGAGTGTTCCATTTTCAGCGGCTTAAACACGGTCTCTTGAACCAGCGAAAGGATATCCTGGCCGGTCAGCAGCTCCGCGACGTGGGTCGCCAGCAGAATGCCCATGCTTGAGTATTGGTAGCGGGAGCCTGGCTTGAACGAAAGGGGCGCTTGCTGCGCGGTCTCGACGAACCTGGCAAGCTCCGCGTGGCTGCGACGCAGCTCGGCGTTGTTGGCCAGTTGATCCGGCAGCCCCGAGGTATGCGTCAGGATGTGACGCAGCGTGACGTTCTCTTTCCCTTGGCCGGTGAATTTCGGCAGGTACTTGCGCAACTTGTCGTCGAGCTTGAATTCATTTTGATCGTACAGCCGCATCAGCGCGGTGACGCAAATCGGCTTCGAGATCGATCCTAGCAGGAACATCGAATCGGTCGTCGTGCCATCGCCATACGCGCGTGTTACGGCGTTTCCCTTTTTCAGGACATGCAGCGTCGCCGACTTCACCTGACCACTGGCGGTTGCCTGCTGTAGTACCTTGTCCGCTTGATCCAAACCACTGGGCTGGTCCGCCGCGCAGACTCGTGTGCTTAATCCCACGGCAAGACTCCCTAAAAGAAAGTGACGACGATACATAAGGCAGGCCCTTTTAAAAGGGAACAGGAGAGACCGGAATCGGTCGAAAGGGGAGGGGACAGGCAAGTTCTACCATCCCAATAGCCGGGCTGCAATTCAGTAGAGTGCTATTCGGGGAGACTCAAGTCGCCAAGACATCCGCCTCTATTTCCTTTCGTTTAAATGCTTAGCTCAAACGCGCCATACGCTCGATACAGCACGAAGAACCAAGCGATTGATGCAAAGAAGTCGATAAGAAGAAGAATCGAAAGAACCAGCAGAACAAAACCGTAGCGAGTTCCACAATAAATCGACCAGCAAGCGATCACGAACGACACGATTCCGAGAGCGGCCATGATCGACCTGATGACTACCGCGGCAAGCAAATACCAAGACTGAACATCTTCAACGGAAACCTTGTCGGCGTTGCTTTCTAAGAATTGATCTCGGATGGAACCAAGCGGAGAACACAGCGGAATAAGCAGTGCCACGGAGGCTACGAACAGGAATGCTCTGCAGAGCTGACCACTACTTTTTGCTTCGCCCTCGGTGTGGCTTATAGTGTTGAAAGGATAGATAGATCTCTCCTTCACGGGTAGATAACTCGGAGAAGAACGAGGGACTGGAAGGTCTTTTGGATCTTCAGTATCACTTGGGGGAGAATGAACCTTACCCGACTTCTACAGAACCTTCGCCACTACAAACGTAAGATCATCATCCTGCGAGCCAGCTCCGCGGTACCCCACCAGTGCCTGGCGGATGATTTGGCTGATTTCTTCGGAGGTCTTCTCGGCATTGTCGCGGATCAACTCTTGCAGGCGTTCTTTGCCGAACTGCTCGCCTGCTTCGTTCATCGTTTCTTCCAGGCCGTCGGTGGTGGCCAGAATGACGGTGCCGGCGTGGATATTGGGCTGCCAGTATTCGGCGTACTCTTCTCCCTCCATCAGCCCCAGCGGCAAGCCGCCGCCGTCGAGTTCCGGGAACCGACCGTCCTTGGGGGTATAGATGATCGGAGGCCCGTGTCCGGCCGATGCCCAGCGGATGGTATCCTTCTTCGCCGAAAGGGTAAGCAACAGCATCGTCATAAAACGCTCGCCGTTGGTATCGATCACCAGCATCTCGTTCAGGTGATTTAGGAAGTCAGCCAGTGAGCCTGGCACCGCGCAGCGGCTTCGCAAAATGCCGCGGGCCGTGGCCATCAGCAGGGCCGCGGCCACGCCGTGTCCCATCACGTCGCCGATCACCAGCACGGCGGTATCTTCGTCGGTCCCGCCGACGTCGAGGAAGTCGTAATAGTCGCCGCCGGTCTCATCGCAGTA includes:
- a CDS encoding C39 family peptidase codes for the protein MSSPRIKSLIVPVIAIGVVVAAAATASAQTRSQFGPPVRTRDHNIQAYARTWTAIRDQNIVKQQRDYSCGAAALATLCRYYWGDPVTENQVLGVIEKQLTREELQERFQNGLAISDLRLTAVRLGYLSTIGRLSMEELTDVKVPLIVAIRLEQTNHFVVLRGMANGWVFLADPARGNLRIPQFEFERIWIENAVLVVAKKGKAKSDVSQLGVRHEEMARGWVDDQIIRTFPEKPFRVPFPAFP
- a CDS encoding DUF3592 domain-containing protein → MNRKTSTLRILLSEPGYPILLGFLGLWWFTVVYGNIFGEIGYRQPTEYSSTTNLKMIGIGSLLTLVWVGFFLRRVSRIKRVIAIGNQVKGRVITVDVSELKQRLVGSDPKKYDFEYEYDGRTYRNKNTIWRDDSLDDGEEVTLIIDPRNPSYALIASRYTDLEEASDDQRSDSSVKPWSGSYVGGVACAVSQLGVFWLLMLLESSFSPSELSVAYGVILSIPITIVGGFLGAFAGSLAHPITSAVAGAILSALPLLFLLGPSRAFEGDALWVVISAMCAGALGSGLGGLVGLRATRNQAKELSPASPAEKNGEESQSVNELDELESDEQSDELDRCLACGEVMQSQTKCPKCGWTYL
- a CDS encoding serine hydrolase domain-containing protein — encoded protein: MGLSTRVCAADQPSGLDQADKVLQQATASGQVKSATLHVLKKGNAVTRAYGDGTTTDSMFLLGSISKPICVTALMRLYDQNEFKLDDKLRKYLPKFTGQGKENVTLRHILTHTSGLPDQLANNAELRRSHAELARFVETAQQAPLSFKPGSRYQYSSMGILLATHVAELLTGQDILSLVQETVFKPLKMEHSAQGLGRFSLDDMVPAQTEFAAPEAGSGDPTAKNWDWNSLYWRKLGAPWGTTHCSAPDVAKFLAEYLFLNGTVLKPETARMVRSNQNPAGIKPRGIGFDVGAQLGGDGCSEETFGHTGSTGTLAWADPATETICVVLTSLPARAVDPHPRELASAPIAARG